The following proteins are co-located in the Microvirga ossetica genome:
- a CDS encoding YsnF/AvaK domain-containing protein: MSKTVTCLYQDQQKAGEIVSRLEQAGISRGDISFYSTPSDNLIDDLENDGVPRTDAYAYAEGVRRGGSLVAVECDDDEIDQVIDILDDDGILDLDEQETSWRSEGWQGYDASTSGGTTGRLGAAAAGLAGSLTDSPASIRTDKAGASGRDEVIPIAEEELHVGKREVGHGRVRIQSRVVERPVSEQVNLRQEHVEVERRPVSGTAQAGTLGADPFQERTIEVEERGEEAVVSKEARVVEEVVVRKDVEQRTETVSDTVRKTEVDVEDDRNIRGTGTTDSADGKR; encoded by the coding sequence ATGTCCAAGACCGTCACGTGCCTCTACCAAGATCAACAGAAAGCCGGCGAGATCGTCAGCCGCCTGGAACAGGCGGGCATTTCGCGCGGAGATATCAGCTTCTACTCGACGCCTTCCGACAACCTCATCGACGATCTGGAAAATGACGGCGTGCCGCGCACTGATGCCTATGCCTATGCGGAGGGGGTGCGCCGCGGTGGGTCTCTGGTCGCGGTCGAGTGCGACGATGACGAGATTGATCAGGTTATCGACATCCTGGACGATGACGGAATTCTCGACCTGGACGAGCAGGAAACCTCGTGGCGCTCGGAGGGATGGCAGGGCTACGATGCCTCGACCTCCGGCGGCACGACCGGAAGGCTCGGCGCTGCGGCGGCCGGACTGGCCGGCAGCCTGACGGATTCGCCCGCTTCAATCCGGACCGACAAGGCGGGCGCGAGTGGACGCGACGAGGTCATCCCGATCGCCGAGGAGGAGCTGCATGTCGGCAAGCGCGAGGTCGGACACGGCCGCGTGCGCATCCAGTCCCGCGTGGTCGAGCGGCCGGTGAGCGAGCAGGTCAACCTGCGCCAAGAGCATGTCGAGGTGGAGCGCCGCCCGGTGTCCGGCACGGCACAGGCCGGTACCCTCGGCGCTGATCCCTTCCAAGAGCGCACCATCGAGGTGGAGGAGCGCGGCGAGGAGGCGGTGGTGTCCAAGGAGGCGCGTGTGGTCGAGGAAGTAGTGGTGCGCAAGGACGTAGAGCAGCGTACCGAGACCGTGTCCGACACCGTGCGCAAGACCGAAGTCGATGTCGAGGACGACCGGAATATCCGCGGCACCGGCACCACAGACTCGGCAGACGGCAAGCGCTGA
- a CDS encoding DUF4142 domain-containing protein, which translates to MDRRIVLAGLAAAITTPALAQTSGSPSTRQPGAAAGSTGGASGASRMGGQQMTQADMQHLQQTMQLGLVALETSRIAQQKAQNADLKRFATFEVQEQTTLSEVLHSMMEPAATAATGAASGTSAPAMQMDAQSREMIQRLQNTQPGEAFDRQYLQGQMEGHSALLQVQTQYLQSNPQNREHVNVAKMARGVITEHIALLEEIQTKMK; encoded by the coding sequence ATGGATCGCCGCATCGTCCTGGCAGGCTTGGCCGCCGCAATCACCACCCCGGCGCTGGCGCAGACCAGCGGATCCCCCAGCACCAGACAACCAGGTGCCGCCGCCGGTTCAACCGGGGGAGCCTCTGGGGCAAGCCGCATGGGCGGGCAGCAGATGACACAGGCTGACATGCAGCATCTGCAGCAGACGATGCAGCTGGGCCTGGTGGCTCTCGAGACCAGCCGGATCGCGCAGCAGAAGGCGCAGAATGCCGACCTGAAGCGGTTTGCTACCTTCGAGGTGCAGGAGCAGACCACACTGTCCGAGGTCCTTCATTCCATGATGGAGCCTGCCGCGACAGCGGCCACGGGCGCTGCGTCAGGGACAAGCGCCCCAGCCATGCAGATGGATGCCCAAAGCAGGGAGATGATCCAGAGGCTTCAGAACACGCAACCCGGCGAGGCCTTCGACCGTCAGTACCTGCAAGGCCAGATGGAAGGGCACAGCGCCCTGCTGCAGGTGCAGACGCAGTATCTGCAAAGCAATCCGCAGAACCGCGAACACGTGAACGTCGCGAAAATGGCCCGCGGGGTGATCACCGAGCATATCGCCTTGTTGGAAGAGATCCAAACCAAGATGAAGTGA
- a CDS encoding NepR family anti-sigma factor, which produces MSRAIQDEIGERLRVMYDDLKDEPVPDHLLALLKQLDKSWSDESS; this is translated from the coding sequence ATGAGCCGGGCAATTCAGGACGAAATCGGCGAGCGGCTGCGGGTCATGTACGACGACCTCAAAGACGAGCCAGTCCCCGATCACCTCCTCGCCCTGCTCAAGCAATTGGACAAGTCATGGTCGGACGAGAGCTCATGA